Within Mytilus edulis chromosome 10, xbMytEdul2.2, whole genome shotgun sequence, the genomic segment AGATATGAAATATAATGCGCTATAATTATCCATGTTCCTATTTTCAATAATCCTTCACATCTGCCGTAATTTTGCCAGTCTATTTGATAATTCatcctaaaaatagaaataatattttcaataaacatccaaatatatataaataaagagcACACAATGCTGTTGAAAAATTCTTTTGTCATGATTTTTCAAAGTTAATATTGGTATTAAAGGACAACTACTTTGAAATACCTGTCTGTATATTCAAAACATATGGTACCTTGTACTTATTAGAACTGGGTTCTTAACCAAAATTATTGTCTCAATTATTCTGTTTCACAGTGAAAAGTGTTGGAAGTTTAAACATACTAAAGAGATCgattaaatttttaccaaatacagtgcattttctttaaaaaaatttactgtaaattccgaaattattgcttgcatttattattgcaatttggTTGATGTtgttgagaaaaatcctgtttaattcatataaagtatttcaaaatgagagtttaaattattgcatttacaactctgtcgcattctTCCCAacaataaaaacctcacaataatttctgaatttacagtattcaaaaGGATTTTCTTACTTTCTTTTTCATTTGATGAGAAATGAAATGCTTGAAAATTTGTAAACTATATATATAGGAACCTCAAAACAAATTTTGGGGTAAAATATCCCTGTGCGTGCAACGTATACGCACATATATGTACATCTAATGTATTAAAGAAATTTTGGGTAAAGTCTAGATATAATCAGgtttatttgaatttttgttttttcaccGCTTTAAAGCACCACTTTTGGCTATATTAAGGCGGCCAGTTATAGTATGCTCTGTACACTATGAAAGGCAATGAAGCGATAACAAGGATTTGTCTCTACAAGGGAGACAGCTAATTCTAACAACTTAAAGTGCTCATTATTGATCTTTGCCAAGCATTAAATTATCAGAACTTGTGTGTCCATTTATAGAACTTAATGATATAATGACATAAACCAACCTGTTCTGACGATGCTTGTGTTGATGATGCAGTCCCAATTGCTGACCCCTGAGCTGATGGCAAGTCCATATTTAATTCAAGtctgcaatataaaaaaatgtcaaacttaattattcaaattgaagggttttattttcatattgaaagcACTGAGTTTAATTGTAAGGAAATAAGGCATGGGGACTATGAATTTCATATCCTTTAATGCTTGTGCATGTTGTGTGCATGTTTAAAACATATGCACATACTCTATGCAGGGTTAATTAGTGGGCTAGGGAATGGTCAACCTTCTGACCCAATCCATTATATactgtatttaattttttatgtggCACACTGGCAGTGTAAATCTTTACCTTTCCTTCTAATAAACCTACTTTGCACTTGCAGTACCTACATTTGTACAGCTATTCTTAAATGTATATTATTGTGcgtatttttatgcgtttacttttctacattggctagaggtatagggggatggttgagatctcataaacatctgtttaaccctgctgcattttttgggcctgtcccaagtcaggagcctctggcatttgttagtcttttatcatttttatgccccacctaagatagtagaggggcattatgttttctggtctgtgcgtccgttcgtttgtataatatacaaatccttgtattAACCATCTAATTTTTGAGAGTAGAAATATATATGACTGTAAGTTACCACAAATACGTATAAGTCAAATCTTCCCTTATATAAATACCAAGGACTCTGCAAATTCAGAAATTTATACATCACTTTATTTATTTCTTCTGATAACTAATAGAATAGCTAGGCTTAATTATAAGAAGTCAATATTGaaattatgcatgaaatatttaagtATTGCAAACCTGATAATGCAACATTTATAAAGACATGacaaaaatttctgaatataCAATATTATAAAATTGTGTAAACAAATAGTTGTAAAGTAGACAAGAATGGTCTACACATGAAAAAAGTATCCACAAATTACTATGGATTAATTTATTTACGTGGGTATCAATTTCCAtcgattgctgaaaacttgcatactGTGAAGTACTTTTAttagtgggtaccaattttcgtggttttcgtggttGACTTTATCCATGAATTTAAGTgcccaacgaaataaaacaaccattgtccaaatcaagacatggaaagatccccatgtaggtttgactactgtaatgatctagagaatatattgaataacgcaAAATCTGAGAATACTATAAAAGAATTCACAGGGCAAACGCACTATGAACTACAACTGCATGCAGGAtaatacccatttaatcttttaTAACATAAACTGTACAACTTCTGatctttttattctcataaaaaatatttttgatcgatgaaagtcagatttccggtattgatatatATGCTAGTAtgttaaagtgttcattttatatccttatagttctcgtacatatatctgggaaataataatttcatgctgggcttgattttgataagaatcaTTTTACAATTCAAGATACATGTACGTTTATAGCATTTGATTATGTTACtattttctttaggtgacatatTTATGAACTAATTAACAcatttgatggtctttaatctgactctgttgatcactttatcttaGGTTTATTAGTGTTGTCACTACGATTTAtacgggtcaatgtttactttgcaatttccttcaatccagattAATTGTAACCTTCATTTCTTATGgcttcaatatttcaattttttttcttaaatccaCAAATTTAAAAATCCACGTACCGGTACATGTAAATATTGTtgaaaccacgaaaattgatacccacgaattaaagtactttcaccgaatttgtggatatttgatttcatgctttttgccaatctctgtatacaaggACTATTGAAAATAAGTTATTCATTGAAAATTTTAATTCGTGGTACACCTGTACCTACGAAACACAAAAATTGGTTTACAAGGAATAATAATAAGTTCACAGTAATTTGGTTTACAAGATTATCTTCCTTACCCTGCTTCATCTGCTACTTGTTGCATCAATCCATCCACCTCTCCTTGTGGTGTGGTTAATGTTGAGGAATTACACATGGTGTTCTCCATTACTTGTGATTGCACATCTAAGTTCTCAAACTGTGTTTCAAATCTGTCCATTAACTGTGATACCTACAATGGAATATTTAGTCATCAGTTCTACTTCAGATTTTCaagtcatcatcatcatcattcatGATAATGCACAAATGTTCCCAATGTAAAAATTTTACTACTGGTACATTTAAATACATACATTGCTTGTATTTAACTAAAAAATACCAGGAACTTACTACAAACAGTAACAGACTAGTCAATCAATTATTCAACAATTTAATCATTGATTGGTGTTTATCACCATTTTCATTAAAAGTCAGCTGTGTGTTCAAAATCTTTACAACAAAAGAGTTGATATCttcttccaaattgtgaactttccatatatatgtagcaacattccagcagctccTGCATACAGAGTGTATATCTCCCTTGATACTATATTTCctatttccttgatagagagttgctgctcacaaggaagctattaaaccaagagttccaaattaaATGGTGAAGAATTTTAAATATCCCCTCGTAAATTTCatggacgccatcacaagttagTTGACAGTTATGGAGTAactatttcacagatgatatcatatatgttcctaatgtcaATACTACAGTCCCCTTTCCTTTTCACaatgtgacctaacgaattagactACATACCAGGTTTGTAGTAACATGAGCAACTCAAtggttgccacatgtggatcaggatctggttacccttccggagcacctgagatcaccccaagtttttggtggagtttgtgttgcttagtctttagttttctatgctgtgttttgtgtactattatttgtctgcttgtctttttctttgttggCGAACAAGATTGCTGGGACAGAACCAACAACCTCAACAGAAAAACTTAATCAATTTAGATTGTAGTCGAGTGCACCTACCATTTGCTGGGTTTtgaactcacaacatcagtgttgacagACTGGTGATACATATTAAGTttaacttcttagaccactcaTCCATCAAGGCCCTTTTAAATTAATGACAAAACTTTCTAAACCATTAACATtcttaaacattttgtattatattgtttgATTTTACCCTTCTGCTTCTGTTATACAACTACTTTTTACCCTACTACATCTGTTATACAACATGTATTTATCCTACCACATCTGTTATACGGCTACTTTTTACCCTACCACCTCTGTTATACAACTAGTTTTTATCCTACTGCCTCTGTTATACAACTAAATTTATCCTACCCCTTTGTTTAACAACTTGTTTATATCCTACCGACACTGTTGTATGACTAATTTTTTACCCTACCGCCTCTGTTATATGACATCTATTATAAAACTAGTTTTTATCCTAGTCTCTATTATACTGGTCGATGTTACCTTACCTTTTCTAAATTCATTGATTTCATTGCAGATTCCATAGACTTCACAACACCTGCCATAGATCCTGTAACCTGAAAATTCCAAGGAAATattttgttagaaaaaaaaaatcagcttttTTCATTATAAAGGGGTATAACTCAAGAACATCAAAATAACGCCACCCAATTTTTCAACTTGATCTGTATTATGTGGACAGTGGTTATAAacttatgtataagtttcataacaattagttgaggcaaactcaagtttgagaacagaaaagaaaaaatcagcaattttccATATGTAAAGGTGCATAACTCTAGAAACATATAAGTGATGTCGACCCAATTCAagtttgatctgtgttttgtgcttataagcattgtttatagtttcataacatttgggtgagacaaacttaagttagagtaCTAAAAGAATATGTCGGCAATTCttcaatttgtaaaggggcataactctagaatgttAAAAGTAGTGCCATCATATTTCAATTTCCATAgatctgtgttttgttgttattagcattgtgtttaagtttcataacatttgtttaagCTAAGTCAAACTTATGTTAGAGAATGGTTACCTTTTTCAGGACTACaaacagacaagggtaaaacttcaTGCCCCTCTGCTGATGGGAAGACATAAAAATATTACCTAGCTTCTGATCAATAAtggtggattcatttatttacaGGAGTACCAATTTTGTTGGTTGAATTGAAATTgtatttttgtggattttttatttcaaagttttgcCAAAGTAAAGTCTTCATATATCATTATATAATCCCTATGAAAATTtatactttgttgaacatttaaatttgtggttcccaAATACATTGATATACCCATGAAATCAACACAAGTTGGTACCAAACAAATAATATTGAACCACAATATCATAATTGTAGCTGTTCATTTAGaatacttttatgtttttttagagGTATTTTTTTAAGATGAGGAAAATGGAATGACCCTATATATAGTTCCAATAGTTCtaaaatatgtcatgtatgtcactGGATAAGGTTGTGTCTGATGATGACTGagtatataatatttcaaaaacttAATTCATGAACGTTGCCCGTcatgtttgtatttttatacaaaaatcaaTGTTTATACCTGTTTTGTGGTTAAAGCCGTCTGGACTCTAGCAGCTACAGCATCAATTCTGGCACTCATTCTACGATAATTTAGTGCTTGGTTCTTTTGTCGTATGGCACTTTCTGCATGTATTTTGGCCCCCTCCATGTTACCTTTCTGAATTGcctatattttcaaatataaaaactgtcattaaacatgttaaatttaaaACTACATCAATGTAAACACAATTTTAAACTTCCTTTCATGCTGGGCTTCTTTTCTCTGTGGTGTAAATTTTATACCTCAAACTACAGCAATGTAAACACAATGTTACACTCCATTCATGCTGAGCATCTTCTTTTCTCTGTAGTGTAAATTAAATACCTCTGATTGTTGACTA encodes:
- the LOC139491115 gene encoding charged multivesicular body protein 1b-like, which codes for MDKHLFNLKFAAKDLERNAKKSEKSEREEKTKLKKAIQKGNMEGAKIHAESAIRQKNQALNYRRMSARIDAVAARVQTALTTKQVTGSMAGVVKSMESAMKSMNLEKVSQLMDRFETQFENLDVQSQVMENTMCNSSTLTTPQGEVDGLMQQVADEAGLELNMDLPSAQGSAIGTASSTQASSEQDELSNRLAKLRQM